A DNA window from Patagioenas fasciata isolate bPatFas1 chromosome 1, bPatFas1.hap1, whole genome shotgun sequence contains the following coding sequences:
- the CUL5 gene encoding cullin-5 isoform X2: MGKQGSNKKSNVEDSIVRKLMLDTWNESIFSNIKNRLQDSAMKLVHAERLGEAFDSQLVIGVRESYVNLCSNPEDKLQIYRDNFEKAYLDSTERFYRTQAPSYLQQNGVQNYMKYADAKLKEEEKRALRYLETRRECNSVEALMECCVNALVTSFKETILAECQGMIKRNETEKLHLMFSLMDKVPNGIEPMLKDLEEHIVSAGLADMVAAAETITTDSEKYVEQLLTLFNRFSKLVKEAFQDDPRFLTARDKAYKAVVNDATIFKLELPLKQKGVGLKTQPESKCPELLANYCDMLLRKTPLSKKLTSEEIEAKLKEVLLVLKYVQNKDVFMRYHKAHLTRRLILDISADSEIEENMVEWLREVGMPADYVNKLARMFQDIKVSEDLNQAFKEMHKNNKLALPADSVNIKILNAGAWSRSSEKVFVSLPTELEDLIPEVEEFYKKNHSGRKLHWHHLMSNGIITFKNEVGQYDLEVTTFQLAVLFAWNQRPREKISFENLKLATELPDAELRRTLWSLVAFPKLKRQVLLYEPQVNSPKDFTEGTLFSVNQEFSLIKNAKVQKRGKINLIGRLQLTTERMREEENEGIVQLRILRTQEAIIQIMKMRKKITNAQLQTELVEILKNMFLPQKKMIKEQIEWLIEHKYIRRDESDINTFIYMA, from the exons ATGGGCAAGCAGGGCAGCAACAAGAAGTCTAACGTAGAAGACAGTATTGTTCGAAAG CTCATGCTAGATACGTGGAATGAATCcatattttcaaatataaaaaaTAGACTTCAGGACAGTGCAATGAAGCTAGTTCATGCTGAAAGACTGGGAGAAGCTTTCGACTCTCAGCTCGTTATTGGAGTTCGAGAATCATACG TTAACCTTTGTTCTAATCCTGAGGATAAACTTCAGATATATCGGGATAACTTTGAAAAGGCATATTTGGATTCAACAGAGAGATTTTATAGAACACAGGCTCCTTCTTATTTACAACAAAACGGTGTACAGAATTATATGAAATAT GCAGATGctaaattaaaagaagaagagaaaagagcACTACGATACTTAGAAACAAGGCGTGAATGTAACTCTGTAGAAGCA CTAATGGAGTGCTGCGTCAATGCCCTGGTGACATCTTTTAAAGAGACTATTTTAGCTGAATGCCAAGGCATGATCAAGCGAAATGAAACAGAAA AGTTGCATTTAATGTTTTCACTGATGGATAAAGTTCCAAATGGGATAGAGCCTATGCTAAAAGACTTGGAGGAACATATTGTTAGTGCTGGACTTGCAGATATGGTAGCAGCTGCTGAAACTATTACTACT GATTCTGAGAAATATGTAGAACAATTGCTCACACTATTTAATCGATTTAGTAAGTTGGTTAAAGAAGCTTTTCAGGATGATCCAAGATTTCTCACTGCAAGAGATAAG GCATACAAAGCAGTTGTGAATGATGCTACAATATTTAAACTTGAATTGCCATTGAAGCAAAAGGG TGTTGGATTGAAAACACAGCCTGAATCCAAATGCCCTGAGCTTCTTGCTAATTACTGTGACATGTTGCTAAGAAAAACACCACTAAGCAAAAAACTAACCTCTGAAGAAATCGAGGCAAAGCTTAAAGAAGTG CTTTTGGTACTTAAATATGTACAGAATAAAGATGTTTTCATGCGATATCACAAAGCTCACTTAACAAGACGCCTGATACTAGATATATCAGCTGATAGTGAAATTGAGGAGAATATGGTGGAATGGCTCAGA GAAGTAGGAATGCCAGCAGACTATGTAAACAAGCTGGCTAGAATGTTCCAGGATATCAAAGTGTCTGAAGACTTGAACCAGGCCTTCAAAGAAATGCACAAAAATAATAAACTTGCTTTACCAG CTGACTCTGTgaatattaaaattttaaatgctGGCGCCTGGTCACGAAGTTCTGAAAAAGTGTTTGTCTCGCTGCCCACGGAATTAGAAGATCTCATCCCAGAAGTAGAAGAGTTCTATAAAAAGAATCACAGTGGTAGAAAACTGCACTGGCACCACCTCATGTCCAATGGAATT ATAACATTTAAGAATGAGGTTGGCCAGTATGACTTGGAGGTAACAACATTTCAACTCGCTGTGCTGTTTGCGTGGAACCAAAGACCCAGAGAGAAGATCAGCTTTGAAAATCTTAAACTGGCAACTGAACTCCCTGATGCTGAACTTAGGAGGACTTTATGG TCTCTTGTAGCATTTCCAAAGCTGAAACGTCAGGTTTTATTGTATGAACCTCAAGTCAATTCACCCAAAGACTTTACAGAAGGAACCCTCTTCTCGGTGAACCAGGAGTTCAGTTTAAT aaaaaacGCTAAAGTTCAAAAAAGGGGCAAGATAAATTTGATTGGTCGATTGCAACTTACTACAGAGAGAATGcgggaagaggaaaatgaaggAATAGTCCAGCTAAGAATATTACGAACCCAG
- the CUL5 gene encoding cullin-5 isoform X1: MATSNLLKNKGSLQFEDKWDFMRPIVLKLLRQESVTKQQWFDLFSDVHAVCLWDDKGPAKIHQALKEDILDFIKQAQARVLSHQDDTALLKAYIVEWRKFFTQCDILPKPFCQLEITLMGKQGSNKKSNVEDSIVRKLMLDTWNESIFSNIKNRLQDSAMKLVHAERLGEAFDSQLVIGVRESYVNLCSNPEDKLQIYRDNFEKAYLDSTERFYRTQAPSYLQQNGVQNYMKYADAKLKEEEKRALRYLETRRECNSVEALMECCVNALVTSFKETILAECQGMIKRNETEKLHLMFSLMDKVPNGIEPMLKDLEEHIVSAGLADMVAAAETITTDSEKYVEQLLTLFNRFSKLVKEAFQDDPRFLTARDKAYKAVVNDATIFKLELPLKQKGVGLKTQPESKCPELLANYCDMLLRKTPLSKKLTSEEIEAKLKEVLLVLKYVQNKDVFMRYHKAHLTRRLILDISADSEIEENMVEWLREVGMPADYVNKLARMFQDIKVSEDLNQAFKEMHKNNKLALPADSVNIKILNAGAWSRSSEKVFVSLPTELEDLIPEVEEFYKKNHSGRKLHWHHLMSNGIITFKNEVGQYDLEVTTFQLAVLFAWNQRPREKISFENLKLATELPDAELRRTLWSLVAFPKLKRQVLLYEPQVNSPKDFTEGTLFSVNQEFSLIKNAKVQKRGKINLIGRLQLTTERMREEENEGIVQLRILRTQEAIIQIMKMRKKITNAQLQTELVEILKNMFLPQKKMIKEQIEWLIEHKYIRRDESDINTFIYMA, translated from the exons ATGGCGACGTCTAATCTCTTAAAG aacAAAGGTTCACTTCAATTTGAAGACAAATGGGATTTCATGCGTCCTATCGTTCTGAAACTTCTTCGTCAGGAGTCTGTCACAAAACAGcaatggtttgatttgttttc AGATGTACATGCAGTTTGCTTGTGGGATGATAAAGGTCCAGCAAAAATCCATCAGGCTCTGAAGGAAGACATCCTTGATTTTATTAAACAGGCACAAGCA AGAGTGCTGAGTCATCAAGATGATACAGCTCTACTAAAAGCCTACATAGTGGAGTGGCGCAAGTTCTTCACACAGTGTGATATTTTGCCCAAGCCATTTTGTCAGTTAGAGATCACTTTAATGGGCAAGCAGGGCAGCAACAAGAAGTCTAACGTAGAAGACAGTATTGTTCGAAAG CTCATGCTAGATACGTGGAATGAATCcatattttcaaatataaaaaaTAGACTTCAGGACAGTGCAATGAAGCTAGTTCATGCTGAAAGACTGGGAGAAGCTTTCGACTCTCAGCTCGTTATTGGAGTTCGAGAATCATACG TTAACCTTTGTTCTAATCCTGAGGATAAACTTCAGATATATCGGGATAACTTTGAAAAGGCATATTTGGATTCAACAGAGAGATTTTATAGAACACAGGCTCCTTCTTATTTACAACAAAACGGTGTACAGAATTATATGAAATAT GCAGATGctaaattaaaagaagaagagaaaagagcACTACGATACTTAGAAACAAGGCGTGAATGTAACTCTGTAGAAGCA CTAATGGAGTGCTGCGTCAATGCCCTGGTGACATCTTTTAAAGAGACTATTTTAGCTGAATGCCAAGGCATGATCAAGCGAAATGAAACAGAAA AGTTGCATTTAATGTTTTCACTGATGGATAAAGTTCCAAATGGGATAGAGCCTATGCTAAAAGACTTGGAGGAACATATTGTTAGTGCTGGACTTGCAGATATGGTAGCAGCTGCTGAAACTATTACTACT GATTCTGAGAAATATGTAGAACAATTGCTCACACTATTTAATCGATTTAGTAAGTTGGTTAAAGAAGCTTTTCAGGATGATCCAAGATTTCTCACTGCAAGAGATAAG GCATACAAAGCAGTTGTGAATGATGCTACAATATTTAAACTTGAATTGCCATTGAAGCAAAAGGG TGTTGGATTGAAAACACAGCCTGAATCCAAATGCCCTGAGCTTCTTGCTAATTACTGTGACATGTTGCTAAGAAAAACACCACTAAGCAAAAAACTAACCTCTGAAGAAATCGAGGCAAAGCTTAAAGAAGTG CTTTTGGTACTTAAATATGTACAGAATAAAGATGTTTTCATGCGATATCACAAAGCTCACTTAACAAGACGCCTGATACTAGATATATCAGCTGATAGTGAAATTGAGGAGAATATGGTGGAATGGCTCAGA GAAGTAGGAATGCCAGCAGACTATGTAAACAAGCTGGCTAGAATGTTCCAGGATATCAAAGTGTCTGAAGACTTGAACCAGGCCTTCAAAGAAATGCACAAAAATAATAAACTTGCTTTACCAG CTGACTCTGTgaatattaaaattttaaatgctGGCGCCTGGTCACGAAGTTCTGAAAAAGTGTTTGTCTCGCTGCCCACGGAATTAGAAGATCTCATCCCAGAAGTAGAAGAGTTCTATAAAAAGAATCACAGTGGTAGAAAACTGCACTGGCACCACCTCATGTCCAATGGAATT ATAACATTTAAGAATGAGGTTGGCCAGTATGACTTGGAGGTAACAACATTTCAACTCGCTGTGCTGTTTGCGTGGAACCAAAGACCCAGAGAGAAGATCAGCTTTGAAAATCTTAAACTGGCAACTGAACTCCCTGATGCTGAACTTAGGAGGACTTTATGG TCTCTTGTAGCATTTCCAAAGCTGAAACGTCAGGTTTTATTGTATGAACCTCAAGTCAATTCACCCAAAGACTTTACAGAAGGAACCCTCTTCTCGGTGAACCAGGAGTTCAGTTTAAT aaaaaacGCTAAAGTTCAAAAAAGGGGCAAGATAAATTTGATTGGTCGATTGCAACTTACTACAGAGAGAATGcgggaagaggaaaatgaaggAATAGTCCAGCTAAGAATATTACGAACCCAG